The Pseudomonas orientalis genome contains a region encoding:
- a CDS encoding DEAD/DEAH box helicase: MNLPDSTDRALDGFHPAVSTWFRSTFPSVTDAQARAWPLIRQRRSTLIAAPTGSGKTLTAFLAVLDDLVHQGLANGGQLPDETLVVYISPLKALSNDIQLNLQNPLAGITEHLEKSGLPPLVIRTAVRTGDTPQKDRAQMRKRAPHILVTTPESLYVLLGSDSGRQMLASTRTVIVDEIHAIAAGKRGSHLALSLERLQALCAEALTRIGLSATQKPIDAVSRFLVGTGRECAIVDIGHARPRDLAIEVPPVPLSAVMANDVWELVYDRLAELAREHRTTLIFVNTRRLAERLARHLSERLGKTAVAAHHGSLAKEMRLDAEQRLKAGALQVLIATASLELGIDIGDVDLVCQISSPGSINGFLQRVGRSGHQVGGTPKGRLFATTRDDLIECAALLDCVRRGELDTLHIPVAPLDVLAQQIIAEVSAREWSEAALLTLVRRAAPYATLDERHYQALLHMLADGYNGRQGMRSAYLHRDAVTHTLRGRRGARLTAVTSGGTIPDNADYSVLLEPQSLNIGSVNEDFAVESIAGDIFQLGNTSYRILRVEAGKVRVEDAHGQPPTIPFWMGEAPGRSNELSAAVARLQGQLDNLLGASPGDLRPAQAWLTDTLGLSRASAEQLLDYLARTRLALSALPSQDTLIMERFFDASGGTQLIIHTPFGSRINRAWGLALRKRFCRTFNFELQAAASENAIVLSLSTSHSFALDDVWRYLNSNSAEHLLIQAVLDAPLFGVRWRWNAGVALALPRYTGGRKVAPQIQRMKSEDLIASVFPDQIACLENLAGEREVPDHPLVEQTLDDCLHEAMDSEGWLALLRRMEAGDVRMVSRDLPAPSPMAAEILSARPYTFLDDAPLEERRTQAVLNRRWSDPQSTDDLGALDAEAIAGVREEAWPAPQGPDEMHEALMSLACIAEQEVTPEWAKWLRALHKAGRAYPLPNGLWVAVERLSCLQAIYPHNLPLLPGFDEPWTSDEALVEVLRARLGGFGPLTLPEIAAPLALLPATVAQGLARLEQEGYVLRGHFSPGCSAEQWCERHLLARIHRYTVKRLRREIEPVALQDFMRFLFDWQHLSDSTRGQGSAVLPQIVAQFEGYAAATSAWDSDLLSARIKDYASTWLDDLCRSGKLVWTRLSHKAGAIALRSTPIVLLPRSQVPLWSGLTEQTDSTTLSPKAQKVHLALREQGALFFDELVHEAHLLRSELETALQELVGAGLVNADSFAGLRALTTPASKRQARSSRRGRGAFIGGMDDAGRWALIRRAPGEPGAHSAETLEHVAMTLLRRYGVVFWRLLEREADWLPSWRELLRTYHRLEARGEIRGGRFVSGLAGEQFALPEAIPLLREVRRRPHDGSLIAVCGADPLNLVGTLLPGSKVPAVSGNRIVYKDGVPAGVMVGGKQQVLLEVDQQAIQEKLLRR; the protein is encoded by the coding sequence ATGAACCTTCCCGACTCAACAGACAGGGCACTGGACGGCTTCCACCCCGCAGTCAGTACCTGGTTTCGCAGCACCTTCCCCTCGGTGACCGACGCGCAGGCCCGGGCGTGGCCGCTGATCCGTCAACGCCGTTCGACGCTGATCGCCGCGCCGACCGGTTCGGGCAAGACCCTGACCGCCTTTCTCGCGGTGCTGGACGACTTGGTCCACCAGGGTCTGGCCAACGGCGGCCAACTGCCCGATGAAACCCTGGTGGTCTACATTTCGCCGCTCAAGGCGCTGTCCAACGACATTCAACTCAACCTGCAAAACCCGCTGGCCGGCATCACCGAGCACCTTGAAAAATCCGGCCTGCCGCCGTTGGTGATCCGCACCGCAGTGCGCACCGGCGACACTCCGCAAAAAGACCGCGCGCAGATGCGCAAGCGTGCGCCGCACATCCTGGTCACCACCCCGGAATCGCTGTATGTGCTGCTGGGCTCGGACTCGGGCAGACAGATGCTCGCCAGCACGCGCACGGTGATCGTCGATGAGATCCACGCGATTGCCGCCGGCAAGCGCGGCAGCCACTTGGCGTTAAGCCTGGAGCGCCTGCAAGCCTTGTGCGCCGAGGCGCTGACGCGCATCGGCCTGTCGGCCACGCAAAAGCCTATCGACGCGGTGTCGCGGTTTTTGGTCGGTACCGGCCGCGAGTGCGCCATTGTCGACATCGGCCACGCCCGCCCGCGCGACCTGGCTATCGAAGTGCCGCCGGTGCCGCTCTCGGCGGTGATGGCCAATGATGTGTGGGAGCTGGTCTACGACCGCCTCGCCGAGCTGGCGCGCGAACACCGCACCACGCTGATATTCGTGAACACCCGGCGCCTGGCCGAACGCTTGGCGCGGCATCTGAGCGAGCGTTTGGGCAAGACGGCGGTGGCCGCCCACCACGGCAGCCTGGCCAAGGAAATGCGCCTGGACGCCGAGCAACGCCTCAAGGCCGGTGCGCTGCAGGTGCTGATCGCCACCGCGTCGCTGGAGCTGGGCATTGATATCGGCGATGTGGACCTGGTCTGCCAGATCAGTTCGCCCGGCTCGATCAACGGGTTTCTGCAACGGGTCGGCCGCTCCGGGCACCAGGTCGGCGGCACGCCCAAGGGCCGCCTGTTTGCCACCACCCGCGACGACCTGATCGAATGCGCCGCCCTCCTCGACTGCGTGCGCCGTGGCGAGCTCGACACCCTGCACATCCCCGTGGCGCCGCTGGACGTGCTGGCCCAGCAGATCATCGCCGAAGTCAGCGCGCGCGAATGGTCGGAAGCTGCCCTGCTGACGCTTGTCCGCCGCGCCGCGCCCTATGCCACGCTGGACGAGCGCCATTACCAGGCGCTGTTGCACATGCTCGCCGACGGCTACAACGGCCGCCAGGGCATGCGCAGCGCTTATCTGCATCGGGACGCCGTGACTCATACCCTGCGCGGCCGCCGTGGCGCTCGGCTCACGGCCGTGACCAGCGGCGGCACCATCCCCGACAACGCCGACTACAGCGTGCTGCTCGAGCCCCAGAGCCTGAACATCGGCAGCGTCAACGAAGACTTTGCGGTGGAAAGCATCGCCGGCGATATTTTCCAGCTCGGCAATACGTCCTACCGCATCCTGCGGGTGGAGGCCGGCAAGGTGCGCGTCGAGGACGCCCACGGTCAGCCGCCGACCATTCCGTTCTGGATGGGCGAAGCGCCGGGGCGCAGCAACGAGTTGTCGGCGGCCGTGGCCCGTTTGCAGGGGCAGTTGGACAACCTGCTCGGCGCCAGCCCGGGTGACCTGCGACCGGCGCAGGCGTGGCTCACCGACACCCTCGGTCTGAGCCGCGCCAGCGCCGAGCAACTGCTGGATTACCTGGCCCGCACGCGCCTGGCCCTCAGCGCCTTGCCGTCGCAGGACACCTTGATCATGGAGCGGTTTTTCGACGCGTCCGGCGGCACCCAGTTGATCATCCACACGCCCTTTGGCAGCCGCATCAACCGCGCCTGGGGCCTGGCCCTGCGCAAGCGCTTTTGCCGCACCTTCAACTTCGAGCTGCAAGCGGCGGCCAGCGAAAATGCGATTGTGCTGTCGCTGTCCACCAGCCACAGCTTCGCGCTGGATGACGTGTGGCGCTACCTCAACAGCAACAGCGCCGAACATTTGCTGATCCAGGCCGTGCTGGATGCGCCGCTGTTCGGCGTGCGCTGGCGCTGGAACGCCGGCGTGGCCCTGGCATTGCCGCGCTACACCGGCGGGCGCAAGGTGGCGCCGCAGATCCAGCGCATGAAAAGCGAAGACCTGATCGCCAGTGTGTTTCCCGACCAGATTGCCTGCCTGGAAAACCTCGCCGGCGAGCGCGAAGTGCCCGACCACCCGCTGGTGGAACAAACCCTCGATGACTGCCTGCATGAAGCCATGGACAGCGAAGGCTGGCTGGCCCTGTTGCGACGCATGGAAGCAGGCGACGTGCGCATGGTCAGCCGCGACCTGCCCGCGCCCTCGCCGATGGCCGCCGAAATTCTCAGCGCGCGCCCCTACACCTTTCTCGATGACGCGCCACTGGAAGAACGCCGCACCCAGGCCGTGCTCAACCGCCGCTGGAGCGACCCGCAGAGTACCGACGATCTCGGCGCACTGGATGCCGAGGCGATCGCCGGGGTACGCGAGGAGGCCTGGCCCGCGCCCCAGGGGCCGGATGAAATGCACGAAGCGCTGATGAGCCTGGCCTGTATTGCAGAGCAGGAGGTCACGCCAGAATGGGCCAAGTGGCTGCGGGCTTTGCACAAGGCCGGACGCGCTTATCCGTTGCCCAACGGCCTGTGGGTGGCCGTGGAACGCTTGAGCTGTTTACAGGCAATCTACCCGCACAACCTGCCGCTGCTGCCGGGTTTCGATGAGCCGTGGACATCCGATGAGGCCTTGGTGGAAGTGCTGCGCGCGCGCCTGGGCGGTTTCGGCCCATTGACGCTGCCCGAGATTGCCGCGCCCCTGGCGCTGCTCCCCGCTACCGTGGCCCAGGGGTTGGCGCGGCTGGAGCAGGAAGGCTACGTGCTGCGCGGGCACTTCAGCCCAGGCTGTAGCGCTGAGCAATGGTGCGAGCGGCACCTGCTGGCGCGTATTCATCGCTACACAGTCAAGCGCCTGCGCCGGGAGATCGAACCGGTGGCGCTGCAGGATTTCATGCGTTTTCTGTTCGACTGGCAGCACTTGTCCGACAGCACGCGCGGCCAGGGCAGCGCGGTGTTGCCGCAGATAGTCGCCCAGTTCGAAGGCTACGCCGCCGCCACTTCGGCCTGGGACAGTGACCTGCTCAGTGCGCGTATCAAGGATTACGCCTCGACCTGGCTCGACGACCTGTGCCGCAGTGGCAAACTGGTGTGGACGCGCCTGAGCCACAAAGCCGGCGCCATTGCCTTGCGCAGCACGCCAATCGTGCTGTTACCGCGCAGTCAGGTGCCGTTGTGGAGCGGGCTGACCGAACAGACCGACAGCACGACGCTGTCGCCCAAGGCGCAGAAAGTCCATTTGGCCCTGCGCGAACAAGGCGCGTTGTTTTTTGATGAGCTGGTGCATGAAGCCCATCTGCTGCGCAGCGAATTGGAAACCGCGTTGCAGGAGCTGGTCGGCGCGGGGTTGGTGAATGCCGACAGCTTCGCCGGGCTGCGCGCCCTGACCACGCCCGCCAGCAAACGCCAGGCGCGCAGCAGCCGGCGTGGACGCGGCGCCTTTATCGGCGGCATGGACGATGCCGGGCGCTGGGCCTTGATTCGCCGCGCGCCAGGCGAGCCCGGTGCGCATTCGGCCGAGACGCTGGAACATGTCGCGATGACCCTGCTGCGCCGCTATGGCGTGGTCTTCTGGCGCCTGCTGGAGCGCGAAGCGGACTGGTTGCCGAGCTGGCGCGAATTGCTGCGCACCTACCACCGCCTCGAAGCGCGGGGCGAGATTCGCGGCGGGCGGTTTGTCAGTGGCCTGGCGGGGGAACAGTTCGCACTGCCGGAGGCGATCCCGTTGCTGCGTGAAGTACGGCGCCGGCCCCATGACGGCAGCTTGATCGCAGTGTGCGGGGCCGACCCGCTGAACCTTGTCGGCACACTGCTGCCGGGAAGCAAAGTGCCGGCGGTGAGTGGCAATCGGATTGTGTACAAGGATGGCGTGCCGGCGGGGGTGATGGTGGGGGGTAAGCAGCAGGTGTTGCTGGAGGTGGATCAGCAGGCGATTCAGGAGAAGTTGCTCAGGCGGTGA
- a CDS encoding DUF72 domain-containing protein produces MAAIHIGISGWRYTPWRGDFYPEGLTQKRELQFASRAVNAIEINGSFYALQTPKRYAEWYADTPEGFMFSVKAPRYITHILRLRDVHKPMANFFASGVLELKDKLGPILWQFPPSFKFDPPLFEAFLAELPTTTLQAAALAHQHEPRLNGKASMKAYGKQPLRHAVEIRHKSFAVPEFVQLLDKYGVALVVADTAGKWPYAEDVTANFLYLRLHGDKQLYASGYTDDALARWGERIERWRHGKQPADAQLIDPQHKPRARKQRDVFCFFDNDIKVRAPFDARQLLQRFDLDKHLATAPGQLPEPGVLP; encoded by the coding sequence ATGGCGGCGATTCACATCGGCATTTCCGGCTGGCGCTATACGCCCTGGCGGGGCGATTTCTACCCCGAAGGCTTGACCCAGAAACGCGAGTTGCAGTTTGCCTCACGCGCCGTCAATGCGATCGAAATCAACGGTTCGTTCTACGCGCTGCAAACCCCCAAGCGCTACGCCGAGTGGTATGCCGACACGCCCGAAGGGTTCATGTTCAGCGTCAAGGCCCCGCGCTATATCACCCACATCCTGCGCCTGCGCGATGTACACAAGCCCATGGCGAATTTCTTCGCGTCCGGGGTGCTGGAGCTCAAGGACAAGCTTGGGCCGATCCTCTGGCAGTTCCCGCCCAGTTTCAAGTTCGACCCGCCCCTGTTCGAAGCCTTTCTGGCCGAACTGCCCACCACCACCTTGCAGGCCGCCGCCCTCGCCCATCAGCATGAGCCACGTCTGAATGGCAAGGCGAGCATGAAGGCCTACGGCAAGCAACCGTTGCGCCATGCGGTGGAAATTCGCCACAAAAGCTTTGCGGTGCCGGAGTTTGTGCAGTTGCTGGACAAGTACGGGGTCGCCCTGGTGGTGGCGGACACTGCTGGCAAGTGGCCGTATGCCGAAGACGTCACCGCCAACTTCCTGTACCTGCGCCTGCATGGCGACAAGCAGTTGTACGCCAGTGGCTACACCGACGACGCCCTCGCGCGCTGGGGCGAGCGCATCGAGCGTTGGCGGCACGGCAAGCAGCCCGCGGATGCGCAGTTGATCGACCCGCAACACAAGCCACGCGCGCGCAAACAGCGCGACGTGTTCTGCTTTTTCGATAACGACATCAAGGTGCGTGCGCCTTTCGATGCCCGTCAATTGTTGCAGCGCTTCGATCTGGACAAGCACCTGGCGACAGCGCCGGGGCAATTGCCGGAACCTGGAGTGCTGCCATGA
- a CDS encoding endonuclease/exonuclease/phosphatase family protein → MTQPELIPITPTAPITRFTVLTVNIHKGFTALNRRFILPELREAVRSVGADMVFLQEIHGTHEQHPQRYSDWPKMPQYEFLADSIWPQFAYGRNAVYPHGDHGNALLSKFQIIRHDNLDISQSGHENRGLLHCVLRLPGSGQEVHAICIHLGLREVHRQQQLRLLEQRISEIPADAPVVVAGDFNDWRQRADLSQSGLEEVFVQTLGKPARTFPARLPLLPLDRIYVRNLKVHNPRVLTTRPWSHLSDHVPLSVEIEL, encoded by the coding sequence ATGACCCAGCCGGAGTTGATTCCCATCACACCCACTGCCCCCATTACTCGCTTTACCGTGCTGACGGTCAATATCCACAAGGGTTTCACCGCCTTGAATCGGCGTTTCATCCTGCCCGAATTGCGCGAAGCCGTGCGCAGCGTGGGCGCCGACATGGTGTTCCTGCAGGAAATCCATGGCACCCACGAGCAGCATCCGCAGCGCTACAGCGACTGGCCGAAGATGCCGCAGTACGAGTTTCTCGCCGACAGCATCTGGCCGCAGTTCGCCTACGGGCGCAACGCGGTCTACCCCCATGGCGACCACGGCAACGCGTTGCTGTCGAAATTCCAGATCATCCGCCACGACAACCTCGACATCTCCCAGAGCGGCCACGAAAACCGCGGCCTGCTGCATTGCGTCCTGCGCCTGCCGGGCAGCGGGCAGGAAGTGCATGCGATCTGCATCCACCTGGGCCTGCGTGAAGTGCATCGCCAGCAGCAATTGCGCTTGCTGGAGCAGCGCATCAGCGAGATCCCGGCCGACGCACCGGTGGTGGTCGCCGGCGATTTCAACGACTGGCGCCAGCGCGCCGACCTGAGCCAAAGCGGCCTTGAGGAAGTCTTCGTGCAGACCTTAGGCAAACCGGCACGCACCTTTCCCGCGCGCCTGCCCTTGTTGCCGCTGGACCGCATTTATGTGCGCAATCTGAAGGTGCATAACCCCCGGGTGCTGACCACGCGCCCCTGGTCCCATTTGTCTGACCATGTGCCGCTGTCGGTGGAGATTGAGCTATGA
- a CDS encoding mechanosensitive ion channel family protein, which produces MLNFKTALLLVALLLCGNGALQAAATAPEPEAPAKPELLVEGGLLGAISSSIDDVQQKLDLNQNFIDEWRLRADRAANEVGRLVDQTAARSPWSVAGDFLLLSAVWIGAFAVLTLVGRVIVRRLGLRGFFQRRARLLAVLGYVVPYTLPAIICLPLTLYVSHFLATSVGRALALCFAYATSSGIFSTSMLLCVIVMFNLGHKRPAVRLIRDYCPKPLFLIGFLAALSDALTSPQIARQLGGNITSSIAVFTGLFATVIFGVLVVRLRRPVAHLIRNRPLAQRLKHPALQQSLRVFSGLWYWPILLMVLVSAINLIGAGDDNQKALRCALFTTILLIGTVFLSTVLQHLFKSRSQVAIQRSSAYKERFLSLLHAILRIVMAVAFIEILGRIWGVSLFEFAQRNSVGRAISDSLSSIGLILLMTWLFWVVLDTAIQEALKPPVNKRSSRQPSTRVKTILPLLRNAVKIILVVICAITTMANLGINVAPLLAGAGVVGLAIGFGSQQLVQDVITGLFIIIEDTLSIGDWVVLDSGHAGTVEGLTIRTLRLRDGKGFVHSVPFGQIKAVTNQSRQFAYAFFSVQFTYDTDVDKAVELIREAGQSIRDDVFLKYNLQGPLEVFGVDKMDLNGVVLTAQFRTVSGGQYAVSRAFNQRLKKLVDNCDEVHFAQTYPQQVVLPKRVGQEHEVEMTEQPRAE; this is translated from the coding sequence TTGCTGAATTTTAAGACTGCATTACTGCTCGTCGCGCTGCTGCTATGCGGCAACGGCGCACTGCAAGCCGCGGCCACCGCGCCTGAACCCGAAGCCCCGGCCAAGCCGGAATTGCTGGTGGAGGGCGGCCTGCTCGGGGCCATCAGCTCCAGCATCGATGATGTGCAACAGAAGCTGGACCTCAATCAGAATTTCATCGACGAGTGGCGCCTGCGTGCCGACCGGGCCGCGAATGAAGTCGGGCGTCTGGTCGACCAGACGGCGGCGCGCTCGCCATGGAGCGTGGCCGGGGATTTCCTGTTGCTGTCGGCCGTATGGATCGGTGCCTTTGCAGTGCTGACGCTGGTGGGCCGCGTTATCGTGCGGCGCTTGGGCCTGCGAGGTTTTTTCCAGCGCCGGGCGCGCCTGCTGGCGGTGCTGGGGTATGTGGTGCCCTACACCCTCCCGGCCATTATCTGCCTGCCGTTGACGCTGTATGTCAGCCACTTTTTAGCCACCTCCGTGGGCCGGGCGCTGGCGCTGTGTTTTGCCTACGCCACCAGCAGCGGCATCTTCTCCACCTCGATGCTGCTGTGCGTCATCGTCATGTTCAACCTCGGCCACAAGCGCCCGGCGGTGCGGTTGATCCGCGACTATTGCCCCAAACCGCTGTTCCTGATCGGCTTTCTTGCCGCCCTCAGTGACGCGTTGACCAGCCCGCAGATCGCCCGTCAGCTCGGCGGCAATATCACCAGCAGTATCGCGGTGTTTACCGGCCTGTTCGCGACGGTGATCTTTGGCGTGCTGGTGGTGCGTCTGCGCCGTCCGGTGGCGCACCTGATCCGCAATCGGCCGCTGGCCCAGCGTCTCAAGCATCCGGCGTTGCAGCAGTCGTTGCGGGTATTTTCCGGGCTCTGGTACTGGCCGATTCTGCTGATGGTGCTGGTCTCGGCGATCAACCTGATCGGTGCCGGCGACGACAATCAAAAGGCCCTGCGCTGTGCCTTGTTCACCACCATCCTGCTGATCGGCACGGTGTTTCTCAGCACCGTGCTGCAACACCTGTTCAAGTCTCGCAGCCAAGTGGCGATCCAGCGCAGCAGCGCCTACAAGGAGCGCTTCCTCAGCCTGCTGCACGCGATATTGCGCATCGTCATGGCGGTGGCCTTTATCGAAATCCTCGGGCGTATCTGGGGCGTGTCGTTGTTCGAGTTTGCCCAGCGCAACTCGGTGGGCCGGGCGATCAGCGATTCCCTCAGCAGCATCGGCTTGATCCTGCTGATGACCTGGCTGTTCTGGGTGGTGCTCGATACGGCGATCCAGGAAGCGCTCAAACCCCCGGTGAACAAGCGCTCCAGCCGCCAGCCCAGCACCCGTGTGAAAACCATCCTGCCGCTGTTGCGCAACGCGGTGAAAATCATCCTGGTGGTGATTTGTGCCATCACCACCATGGCCAACCTGGGCATCAACGTCGCGCCGCTGCTGGCGGGTGCGGGTGTGGTCGGCCTGGCCATCGGTTTCGGCTCGCAGCAATTGGTGCAGGACGTGATCACCGGCCTGTTCATCATCATCGAAGACACCCTGTCGATCGGCGACTGGGTGGTACTCGACTCCGGCCATGCCGGCACGGTCGAGGGCCTGACCATTCGCACCCTGCGCTTGCGCGATGGCAAGGGCTTTGTGCATTCGGTGCCGTTCGGGCAGATCAAGGCGGTCACCAACCAGTCGCGCCAGTTTGCGTATGCGTTCTTTTCGGTGCAGTTCACCTACGACACCGATGTGGACAAAGCCGTGGAGCTGATCCGCGAGGCCGGCCAGTCGATCCGCGACGACGTGTTCCTCAAGTACAACCTGCAAGGGCCACTGGAGGTGTTCGGCGTCGACAAGATGGACCTCAATGGCGTGGTGCTGACGGCGCAGTTCCGTACCGTGTCGGGTGGGCAATATGCGGTGAGCCGCGCGTTTAACCAGCGTTTGAAGAAGCTTGTGGATAACTGCGACGAGGTGCATTTCGCGCAGACTTATCCACAGCAGGTTGTGTTGCCCAAGCGGGTGGGGCAGGAGCATGAGGTGGAGATGACCGAGCAGCCGCGTGCCGAATGA
- a CDS encoding OmpW/AlkL family protein: MNKSLLGASLFALALVVPVAHAHRAGDILVRAGAITVNPKADSSSVKVDQGPLAGANLGGKATMSSDTQLGLNFAYMITDHVGIELLAATPFEHDVKIKNTALGAANGKLGTLKHLPPTLSVVYYPLDHQSAFQPYVGAGINYTWIYDEHVGSRAEQAGFSNFKAENSWGWAAQIGADYMINDKWMINAQARYIDISTKATVDNNALGQGTRAKVNVDVDPMVYMVGIGYKF, from the coding sequence ATGAACAAGTCTCTGCTCGGCGCGTCCCTCTTCGCGCTCGCCCTCGTCGTCCCTGTCGCTCACGCCCACCGGGCGGGCGACATTCTGGTTCGCGCCGGTGCAATCACCGTGAACCCGAAGGCCGACAGCAGCAGCGTCAAGGTTGACCAGGGCCCATTGGCCGGCGCCAACCTGGGCGGCAAGGCGACCATGAGCAGCGACACCCAACTGGGCTTGAACTTCGCCTACATGATCACCGATCACGTCGGTATCGAACTGCTGGCCGCCACGCCGTTCGAGCACGATGTAAAGATCAAGAATACCGCCCTCGGCGCCGCCAACGGCAAGCTCGGCACACTCAAACACCTGCCGCCGACCCTGAGCGTCGTGTACTACCCGCTGGACCACCAGTCCGCCTTTCAACCCTATGTGGGCGCCGGTATCAACTACACCTGGATCTATGACGAACACGTCGGCAGCCGCGCCGAGCAAGCCGGCTTCAGCAACTTCAAGGCCGAGAACTCCTGGGGCTGGGCCGCGCAGATCGGCGCCGACTACATGATCAACGACAAATGGATGATCAACGCCCAGGCGCGCTACATCGACATCAGCACCAAGGCGACTGTGGATAACAACGCGCTGGGCCAGGGCACTCGGGCCAAGGTCAATGTGGATGTCGACCCGATGGTCTACATGGTGGGTATTGGCTACAAGTTCTAA
- a CDS encoding sugar nucleotide-binding protein, protein MRMRLMLLGGGNALGQALIRLGAEEDIGFLAPKPPQDGWDAASLTQLLDDTRPDALINLAYYFDWFQAEAVSETRLASQEFAIERLAELCQHHSITLVQPSSYRVFDGSRATAYSEKDEPVPLGLRGQALWRIEQSVRATCPQHVLLRFGWLLDDSVDGTLGRFLARAEQPDELLMADDRRGNPTPVDDAARVIISVLKQLDCAAPLWGTYHYAGHEATTPLALGQAIITEARNFHALAIESPTAQAHAARPDAADEPQHAVLACKKILHTFGIKPRAWRAGLPALLDRFYRHF, encoded by the coding sequence ATGCGAATGCGCCTTATGTTACTGGGCGGCGGGAATGCCCTCGGGCAGGCGCTGATTCGCCTCGGTGCAGAGGAAGACATCGGTTTCCTCGCCCCCAAACCGCCCCAAGACGGCTGGGATGCCGCGAGCCTCACCCAATTGCTCGACGACACCCGTCCCGATGCATTGATCAACCTCGCCTACTATTTCGACTGGTTCCAGGCCGAAGCCGTCAGCGAAACCCGCCTGGCTTCCCAGGAATTCGCCATCGAACGCCTGGCCGAACTGTGCCAGCACCACAGCATTACCCTGGTGCAACCGTCCAGCTACCGCGTGTTCGATGGTTCCCGCGCCACCGCCTACAGCGAAAAAGACGAGCCGGTGCCCCTGGGCCTGCGCGGCCAGGCGCTGTGGCGTATCGAGCAAAGCGTACGCGCCACCTGCCCGCAGCATGTGCTGCTGCGGTTTGGCTGGTTGCTGGATGACAGCGTCGACGGCACCCTCGGGCGCTTCCTGGCCCGGGCCGAACAGCCGGATGAGTTGTTGATGGCCGACGACCGTCGTGGCAACCCGACGCCGGTGGACGATGCGGCGCGGGTGATCATTTCCGTGCTCAAGCAACTCGATTGCGCGGCGCCGCTGTGGGGCACCTACCACTACGCCGGTCACGAGGCGACCACACCGCTGGCGCTGGGCCAGGCGATTATCACCGAAGCCCGCAACTTCCACGCCCTGGCCATCGAGTCGCCCACCGCCCAGGCCCACGCCGCGCGGCCGGATGCGGCGGACGAGCCACAGCACGCGGTGCTGGCCTGCAAGAAAATCCTGCATACCTTTGGCATCAAGCCAAGGGCATGGCGGGCAGGCTTGCCAGCGTTGCTCGACCGGTTCTACCGCCACTTCTGA
- the clsB gene encoding cardiolipin synthase ClsB, protein MNVAVEHIATDQPPDDAKARDLDYGWQSGNRIELLENGEAYFPKVFEAMRAAQREILLETFILFEDKVGFELKAILIEAAQRGVKVVASLDGFGCGELSTAFLRELAEAGVVVQMFDPASKTLGIRTNWFRRLHRKIVVVDASVAFIGGINFSADHLGDFGPEAKQDYAVQIVGPAVADLHHFALAQSGRQVRTRRGWRRREQRPTPWATSDENGLVRLIYRDNVQHRDDIEEAYIHALSKARTRAVIANAYFFPGYRLLREIRNAARRGVHVQLIMQGQPDVLLAKLAARMLYDYLLKDGVVIHEYCQRPLHGKVALIDDDWSTVGSSNLDPLSLALNLEANVLIRDRAFNQQLYESLEALARDHCQTMPAKRKPRLWLWRLTVGFLVFHVMRHFPALTGWLPAHKPRLKPIESPAHDV, encoded by the coding sequence ATGAACGTTGCTGTAGAACATATCGCCACCGACCAGCCGCCGGATGATGCCAAGGCGCGCGACCTCGACTACGGCTGGCAGAGCGGCAACCGCATCGAGTTGCTGGAAAATGGCGAGGCCTACTTTCCCAAGGTGTTCGAGGCCATGCGCGCGGCGCAGCGCGAGATTCTGCTTGAGACGTTTATCCTCTTCGAGGACAAGGTCGGCTTTGAGCTCAAAGCCATCCTGATCGAAGCCGCGCAGCGCGGAGTGAAGGTGGTGGCCAGCCTGGATGGCTTTGGTTGCGGCGAACTGAGCACGGCATTTTTGCGCGAGCTGGCCGAGGCCGGGGTGGTGGTGCAGATGTTCGATCCGGCCTCGAAGACGCTGGGTATCCGCACCAACTGGTTCCGGCGCCTGCACCGCAAAATCGTGGTGGTGGATGCCAGCGTGGCGTTCATCGGCGGTATCAACTTTTCCGCCGACCATCTGGGTGACTTCGGCCCTGAAGCCAAGCAGGACTATGCGGTGCAAATCGTTGGCCCGGCGGTGGCCGACCTGCACCACTTCGCCCTGGCGCAAAGTGGTCGCCAGGTGCGCACGCGGCGTGGATGGCGGCGGCGCGAGCAACGTCCTACGCCATGGGCAACGTCTGACGAAAACGGTCTGGTACGCCTGATTTATCGCGACAACGTGCAGCATCGCGATGACATCGAAGAAGCCTATATTCACGCCTTGAGCAAAGCGCGTACGCGCGCCGTGATTGCCAACGCGTATTTCTTCCCTGGCTACCGCCTGCTGCGTGAAATCCGCAACGCCGCGCGCCGTGGCGTGCACGTGCAATTGATCATGCAGGGCCAACCGGATGTGCTGCTCGCCAAGCTGGCGGCGCGCATGCTGTATGACTATCTGCTCAAGGACGGCGTGGTCATTCACGAGTACTGCCAGCGCCCGCTGCACGGCAAGGTGGCTTTGATAGACGATGACTGGAGCACCGTAGGCTCAAGCAACCTGGACCCGTTGAGCCTGGCATTGAACCTTGAAGCCAATGTGCTGATTCGCGACCGGGCGTTCAATCAGCAGTTGTACGAGAGCCTGGAAGCGCTCGCCAGGGACCATTGCCAGACCATGCCGGCAAAACGCAAACCGCGCCTGTGGTTGTGGCGCCTGACCGTGGGCTTCCTGGTCTTTCACGTGATGCGTCACTTCCCCGCCCTCACCGGCTGGCTGCCGGCACACAAGCCGCGTTTGAAACCCATCGAGAGTCCGGCCCATGACGTCTGA